GGTTTAAGGAAAAACAAGGTGCCACCGTTCACGTGGCGACTGTTGGGGACGCGAGTGTGGAGCCTACCATGAGAAAGGCATTGGCCATTGGTGCCGATGAGGCCATACGGGTGAACGCAGTACCTACCGACGGTTTTTTTGTGGCACAACAGTTGGCCGAAATCGTAAAGAACGGTGGCTATGACTTGGTGATTGGAGGTAGGGAATCCATCGATTACAACGGCGGAATGGTCCCTGGTATACTTGCTTCCCTACTGGACATGAATTTCGTTAATACTTGTGTAAAATTGGAGATAGATGGGGATAATGTGACCGCGGTGAGGGAAATTGATGGAGGAAAGGAAACTCTAAGCACCTCTTTGCCTTTGGTTGTAGGAGGACAAAAAGGCCTCGTGGAGGAAAGTGACCTTAAAATTCCCAACATGCGCGGCATTATGATGGCAAGGCAGAAAAAATTGAGCGTTGTGGAACCTGTAGAAGGTATTAAAGCCACAGAAGACGTAAAATTCGACAAACCAGCTCCCAAGGGCGAAATAAAACTCGTAGAAACGGTAGATGAGTTAGTCTCCTTACTACATAATGAAGCCAAGGTAATTTAATAGCTTTTTGAAGCTGTAAACTCAAAAAATAGAAGAAATGTCAGTTATAGTATATACAGAATCCGAAAACGGAAAATTTAAGAAGAACGCATTTGAAGTCGCTTCCTATGCTTCGGAAGTGGCCAGGCAGATGGGCACCACGGCAACGGCCGTTTCCATTAATTGTATGGAAAACGCCCTCTTGGGAACCTATGGTATTTCCAAGGTGTTGAACGTCCAGAATGAAAAAATGAAACCTTTCAATGCCAAGGCCGCGGCAGAGGTCGTATCCAAAGCCTTAGAAGCTGAAGGGGCAAGTGTGGTGGTTATCAGTTCAAGTTCCGATGCAAAATATATGGCTCCCCTTCTATCGGCACGATTGAAGGCGGGTTATGTTCCCAATATTGTGGCGGCCCCTGAAAGTACAACCCCTTTCAAAATAAAAAGAACAGCCTTTAGCAACAAAGGTTTTGCACATACCGAAATTAAAACCGATATAAAAATCCTAGGGGTATCCAACAATGCCTTTGGAACGGTTGAGACACCTACCGATGCATCCATCGAAGATTTTAGCATATCCCTTGATGCCGAATTTAAAACTAAGTCAACGGATATAGACAAGGTCGTTGGTAAAGCGACCATTGCCGATGCGGATATAGTCGTTTCCGCTGGAAGGGGCCTTAAAGGACCTGAAAATTGGGGAATGATAGAGGACTTGGCCGATGTACTGGGCGCAGCCACCGCATGTTCCAAACCTGTATCCGACCTAGGTTGGCGACCACATGGAGAACATGTTGGACAAACAGGCAAGCCCGTTGCAAGCAACCTGTATATCGCTATAGGGATTTCCGGTGCCATTCAACATTTGGCCGGTGTTAGCTCCTCCAAAACGAAAGTGGTCATCAACAACGATCCGGAAGCTCCATTTTTCAAGGCTGCCGATTATGGAATCGTGGGCGATGCTTTTGAAGTCGTGCCGGAGTTAATCGAAAAATTAAAGGAATTTAAAGCTCAAAACAGCTAATTTTTGTTAATTTGTGCCCCACAAAGGGCTGTTCGAATAGTTGGGGTCCCAAGTGTTTGAACAGCTTTTTTAGTTTATAAAACTTATGAGTTTAGTACGATTGAAAATAAAAGGGATTTCCTACAGCCAAACACAAAATGGCGCCTATGCCCTTATATTGAATGAAGTGGAGGGAGACCGTAAATTACCCATCGTTATAGGAGCCTTTGAGGCACAGTCCATAGCCATAGCCCTTGAGAAGGAAATAAAGCCGCCAAGGCCCTTGACACATGATCTTTTCAAAAATTTTGCGGATCGCTTCGATATTGTCATCAAACAGGTGATCATCCACAAACTCGTGGATGGTGTTTTTTATTCCAGCATCATCTGCGAAAGGGACGGCATTGAAGAAATCATAGACGCCAGGACCAGCGATGCCATTGCATTGGCGCTTAGGTTCAATGCACCTATCTTTACCTACAAGACCATCTTGGACAAGGCGGGCATTTTCTTGAAATTCTCTTCCAAGGAAACCGAAAAAAAAGAGAGCGACGATAGTATCGTCGTAGATGAAATACTTCAGGAAGGTGAGACCGTAGAAATCGATTCCGGTGCGACGGACGGTTATACGGAATTGACAATAGACGAACTGGAAGAAGAGCTCAAAAAAGCTGTGGCGAACGAAGATTATGAAAAAGCTGCAAAATTGAGGGATGAAATATCCAAAAGAAATTGATAGTCAAGCCCTTGCGCATGAAAAAAAATCCCTTTCTACCCTTTCTCTTTTTATTCTTTCTCCCTATTCTATTATTCTCCCAATCACCAGATACTTCAGGGGTGATAATAAAGTCCGTTGATAGCACCGTACTTAATGACATTGCAGAAAATCAATTGACCTCGGTAATTCCTAATGAAGGTTTTTCCTTCAACAGCCTGTGGCGTGGTATTCTTGGAATGCTGGTATTAATTGGACTGGCTTTTCTGTTCAGCTCAAACCGTAAAGCAATTAACTGGAAGACCGTAGGAATCGGACTTGCCATTCAATTGGCCCTAGCAGTTGGTATATTGAAGGTTCCATTTATCAGGGCTATATTTACGGTACTTGGTAAAATATTCAATGAAATCTTAAATTTTACGGTCGCCGGTAGCCAATTTTTATTGGGGAATCTTATGAATCTCGAGAATCCAAATATCGGATATGTTTTCGCCTTCCAAATTCTACCAACAATCATATTTTTTTCTGCATTGACCTCCGTACTTTTTTACTTGGGTATTATCCAGAAAATTGTGAAGGGCTTGGCGTGGCTTTTGACCAAGTCGCTCGGAATCTCAGGACCTGAAAGCCTTTCTGTTGCCGGAAACATTTTTTTGGGTCAGACCGAAGCACCGCTAATGATTAAAGCTTATTTGGAACGTATGACCAAATCTGAAATTCTTTTGGTGATGATTGGTGGCATGGCTACCGTTGCCGGAGGTGTTCTGGCGGCCTATATAGGATTTTTAGGTGGGAACGATGAAGCACTCAGATTGGAATTTGCCCGCCATTTAATCGCAGCATCGGTAATGGCAGCACCTGGGGCCATCGTGGTTTCCAAAATATTGTGTCCGCAGACTGAAGAAGTGGATACGAATATCAAAGTCTCTACAGAAAAAATAGGGACCAACTTACTGGATGCTATCGCCAATGGCACTACAGAAGGTCTAAAATTGGCAGTTAACGTTGGTGCCATGTTATTGGTGTTCGTAGCCTTCATAGCCATGTTGAACGGTATCTTTGGGTATGTAGGGGATATTACCAGTCTAAATCAATTTGTTGCTGAGCATTCCTCTTTTGAAAAGTTATCATTAGAGGCAATTCTAGGTACGATATTCGCTCCTTTAATGTGGCTAATAGGTGTAGCCAATGAAGATATATCATTAATGGGCCAACTATTGGGAATTAAACTTGCCTCTA
The nucleotide sequence above comes from Maribacter algicola. Encoded proteins:
- a CDS encoding electron transfer flavoprotein subunit beta/FixA family protein — translated: MKILVCISNVPDTTSKINFTDGDTKFDTNGVQFVINPNDEFGLTRAMWFKEKQGATVHVATVGDASVEPTMRKALAIGADEAIRVNAVPTDGFFVAQQLAEIVKNGGYDLVIGGRESIDYNGGMVPGILASLLDMNFVNTCVKLEIDGDNVTAVREIDGGKETLSTSLPLVVGGQKGLVEESDLKIPNMRGIMMARQKKLSVVEPVEGIKATEDVKFDKPAPKGEIKLVETVDELVSLLHNEAKVI
- a CDS encoding electron transfer flavoprotein subunit alpha/FixB family protein, producing MSVIVYTESENGKFKKNAFEVASYASEVARQMGTTATAVSINCMENALLGTYGISKVLNVQNEKMKPFNAKAAAEVVSKALEAEGASVVVISSSSDAKYMAPLLSARLKAGYVPNIVAAPESTTPFKIKRTAFSNKGFAHTEIKTDIKILGVSNNAFGTVETPTDASIEDFSISLDAEFKTKSTDIDKVVGKATIADADIVVSAGRGLKGPENWGMIEDLADVLGAATACSKPVSDLGWRPHGEHVGQTGKPVASNLYIAIGISGAIQHLAGVSSSKTKVVINNDPEAPFFKAADYGIVGDAFEVVPELIEKLKEFKAQNS
- a CDS encoding bifunctional nuclease family protein; its protein translation is MSLVRLKIKGISYSQTQNGAYALILNEVEGDRKLPIVIGAFEAQSIAIALEKEIKPPRPLTHDLFKNFADRFDIVIKQVIIHKLVDGVFYSSIICERDGIEEIIDARTSDAIALALRFNAPIFTYKTILDKAGIFLKFSSKETEKKESDDSIVVDEILQEGETVEIDSGATDGYTELTIDELEEELKKAVANEDYEKAAKLRDEISKRN
- a CDS encoding NupC/NupG family nucleoside CNT transporter, translated to MKKNPFLPFLFLFFLPILLFSQSPDTSGVIIKSVDSTVLNDIAENQLTSVIPNEGFSFNSLWRGILGMLVLIGLAFLFSSNRKAINWKTVGIGLAIQLALAVGILKVPFIRAIFTVLGKIFNEILNFTVAGSQFLLGNLMNLENPNIGYVFAFQILPTIIFFSALTSVLFYLGIIQKIVKGLAWLLTKSLGISGPESLSVAGNIFLGQTEAPLMIKAYLERMTKSEILLVMIGGMATVAGGVLAAYIGFLGGNDEALRLEFARHLIAASVMAAPGAIVVSKILCPQTEEVDTNIKVSTEKIGTNLLDAIANGTTEGLKLAVNVGAMLLVFVAFIAMLNGIFGYVGDITSLNQFVAEHSSFEKLSLEAILGTIFAPLMWLIGVANEDISLMGQLLGIKLASSEFVAYTQLAELKDLAVSPSLGYQKSIIMATYMLCGFANFASIGIQIGGIGSLAPGQRKTLSEFGMKAVLGGSLASLLSATIAGMILG